One segment of Gammaproteobacteria bacterium DNA contains the following:
- a CDS encoding type II toxin-antitoxin system prevent-host-death family antitoxin — MKIEIGSYEAKTRLPELLRQVKTGKSFTITNRGVAIADLVPSLGAR; from the coding sequence ATGAAGATCGAAATTGGCTCATATGAGGCGAAAACAAGGCTCCCTGAATTGCTGCGGCAGGTAAAAACCGGCAAAAGCTTTACCATCACCAATCGCGGCGTAGCCATTGCGGATTTGGTGCCCAGTCTGGGCGCACG